A window of Lepidochelys kempii isolate rLepKem1 chromosome 1, rLepKem1.hap2, whole genome shotgun sequence contains these coding sequences:
- the ADM2 gene encoding protein ADM2 → MKSVPGAALGCISLTLCLLQLPGSLPLPVGRTLLLPKHREPPDRRPATPLGNQPLERRTVELLRVGAARAQLDWEQPGGTPAALLQPVASPKGRARRSLTGPRRAKRHAAPRRHHAHLMRVGCVLGTCQVQNLGHRLWQLMGQSGRQDSSPMNPNSPHSYG, encoded by the exons ATGAAATCTGTGCCTGGAGCCGCGCTGGGTTGCATCAGCCTGACGCTGTGTCTGCTGCAGCTGCCGggctccctgcccctgccagtgGGGCGCACCTTGCTGCTGCCTAAACACAG GGAGCCCCCGGACAGGAGACCCGCCACGCCGCTGGGGAATCAGCCCCTGGAGAGGAGGACGGTGGAGCTGCTCCGGGTTGGCGCTGCAAGAGCTCAGCTGgactgggagcagcctggggggaCCCCAGCCGCCCTGCTGCAGCCCGTGGCCAGCCCCAAAGGCAGAGCGCGACGCTCACTGACTGGCCCCCGGCGTGCCAAGCGCCACGCGGCCCCACGCCGCCACCACGCCCACCTGATGCGCGTGGGCTGCGTACTGGGCACCTGCCAGGTACAGAACCTCGGGCATCGCCTCTGGCAGCTGATGGGCCAGTCAGGCCGCCAGGACTCGTCGCCCATGAACCCCAACAGTCCCCACAGCTATGGATGA